One part of the Engraulis encrasicolus isolate BLACKSEA-1 chromosome 17, IST_EnEncr_1.0, whole genome shotgun sequence genome encodes these proteins:
- the supt6h gene encoding transcription elongation factor SPT6 has translation MSDFIESEAEESEEEFEEKDLKPRKTQKFMEDDEEEEEDENAEDQDEQGNLRGLIDDDDEEEDEEGGSPKGSPKGSGSDSGDEEVHHRRRKRNYDDYLDEDDLDLIEENLGVKVKRRKKKFDRLKTMDDEDEDDEKDLIADEIFTGDGDGDVEDGEPVDMQLTGPGVEEEEEDEESDIDDFIVDDDGQPLRKAKGKKVGGYTDAALQEAQEIFGGDFDYSDFAEAFDQDEEEEEDQDDEGWDRPKKQVKRKTGRRSIFDVYEPSELESSHMTDQDNEIRSTDMPERFQLRVIPVKPAEDDELEEEAEWIFRNAFSNSTISMQDSTDYLNPGSGTSFSYKQPQTVSKIKEALNFMRNQHFEVPFIAFYRKEYVEPELNINALWKVWQWDEKWTHLKTRKENLTRLFNKMQSYQFEQISADPDKPLADAIRPLDTSDMTRLKDVQSFDELRDVYQHFQLYYGQDIPKMQNAAKAVRKKVVRIRKITRTDEDGEEEEEEIEEEEEEEPKGPVLKMASRRDMYSICQRVGLDGLAKKFGLTPEQFGENLRDSYQRHETEQFPAEPLELAKDYICTQFNAPEAVLDAARYMVALQIAREPLVRHVIRQTFQERAKINIKPSKKGKKDIDEAHYAYAFKYLKNKPVKELNAEQFLKMCLAEEEGLLTMEINIDLMGVSGYGGDATYFEEIKQFYYRDEFSHQVQEWNKQRAMAIEQALKQFLYPQMTKELRFKLITEAKEHIVRSCCKKLCNWLKVAPYRPEQQMEEDDDLMDESSGKGIRVLGVAYAGGRDTPVFCCLINGEGEVVDFLRLPYFLKRRNAWNEDEREKKLNDIENLKKFLLTKKPHVVAVAGESRDSQMVLEDIKRTIGELEQDSSLPAVGVELVNNDLATLYMNSKKSEESFRDYPPLLRQAVSVARLVQDPLVEFSQVCSSDEDILCLKLHPLQEQVDKDELLTCLYREFINRVNEVGVDVNRAIAHPYTQSLVQYICGLGPRKGAHLLKILKQNNTRLENRTQLVTMCHMGPKVFINCAGFIKIDTASLGDSTDSYIEVLDGSRVHPETYEWARKMAVDALEYDESAEDANPAGALEEILDNPERLKDLDLDAFAEELERQGYGNKGITLYDIRAELSCRYKDLRAPYRSPNSEQVFNMLTKETPESFYIGKLITCVVTGIAHRRPQGESYDQAIRNDETGLWQCPFCRQDNFPELSEVWNHFDSGSCPGQAIGVRTRMDNGVMGFIPTKFLSDKMVKHPEERVKVGMTVHCRIMKIDIEKFNVDLTCRSSDLMDKNNEWKLHKDVYYDFDAETEEVKRDEDLKKKSQRTTYIRRVIAHPSFHNINFKQAEKMMESMDQGDMVFRPSSKGEAHLTLTWKVADAVYQHVDVREEGKENAFSLGHKLWIGNEEYEDLDEITARFVQPMAAFARELLYHKYFQECEGGNRKKMEELLVRSKREKPTFIPYYISACRDLPGKFILGYQPRGKPRVEYVSITPDGFRYRSRVFPTVNGLFRWFKDHYHEPVPGVTPSSGSRTQTPASVNATPANINIADLTRAVSALPPNMTSQMFNAIAAVKAQGQNASTTPAQWGSSQYAYSGGGGSSTGGGGGSSSAYHVFATPQQPMATPSYPMASPSYAMAGFITPEIQSVTTPRYPSATPGSAYGDHHSTPSSKSSSHSRSHHHHHPHHQSTQQHHHHTTPHQTPQTPQQQTPQPKQSNTAVDWAKMAEQWRQEKEAEQRKQKRQMTPRPSPSPMIESTPMSIAGDATPLLDETDQ, from the exons ATGTCCGACTTCATAGAAAGTGAAGCTGAAGAGTCAGAGGAAGAGTTCGAGGAGAAGGACTTGAAACCCAGAAAGACTCAGAAATtcatggaggatgatgaggaggaggaagaagacgagAACGCGGAGGATCAAGATGAACAAGGGAACTTGAGGGGGCTCATCGACgacgatgatgaagaagaagacgaGGAAGGTGGTAGTCCAAAAGGTAGTCCAAAAGGCAGTGGCAGCGATTCAGGAGATGAAGAGGTACACCACCGCCGTAGGAAACGTAACTACGATGATTACTTGGATGAAGATGACCTCGATCTCATTGAGGAGAACTTGGGTGTCAAAGTTAAGAGACGAAAAAAGAAATTTGACCGTCTCAAAACAatggatgatgaagatgaagacgaCGAAAAGGATTTAATTGCCGATGAAATCTTTACTGGTGATGGTGACGGCGATGTGGAAGACGGTGAACCGGTGGACATGCAGCTGACCGGTCCAggtgtggaagaggaggaggaggacgaagagtcAGATATCGACGACTTCATTGTGGACGACGATGGACAGCCACTGCGAAAGGCAAAAGGCAAGAAAGTAGGAGGGTACACAGATGCAGCCCTTCAAGAGGCCCAGGAAATCTTCGGTGGTGACTTTGACTACTCTGATTTCGCCGAGGCGTTTGACCAggacgaagaagaggaggaagaccagGACGATGAAGGGTGGGACCGGCCCAAGAAGCAGGTAAAGAGAAAGACGGGTCGTCGCAGCATTTTTGACGTCTATGAGCCCAGTGAGCTGGAGAGCAGCCACATGACCGACCAGGACAATGAAATCAGGTCCACAGACATGCCAGAGAGATTCCAGCTGCGTGTGATACCAGTGAAGCCAGCTGAGGATgacgagctggaggaggaggccgaGTGGATCTTCCGAAACGCTTTCTCCAACTCCACAATCTCAATGCAGGACAGCACAGACTATCTGAACCCTGGCTCAGGTACCTCTTTCAGTTATAAGCAGCCGCAGACAGTCAGCAAGATCAAAGAGGCGCTGAACTTCATGAGAAACCAGCACTTTGAAGTTCCCTTCATTGCATTCTATAGAAAGGAGTATGTGGAGCCAGAGCTGAACATTAATGCGCTGTGGAAAGTTTGGCAGTGGGATGAGAAATGGACTCACCTGAAAACACGTAAGGAAAACTTAACTCGCCTCTTTAACAAAATGCAATCCTATCAATTTGAGCAAATTTCTGCAGATCCAGACAAGCCACTGGCAGATGCCATTCGCCCACTAGATACGTCTGACATGACAAGGCTGAAAGATGTCCAGTCCTTTGACGAACTCCGTGACGTTTATCAACACTTCCAGCTGTACTACGGGCAGGACATTCCCAAAATGCAGAACGCAGCCAAAGCAGTGAGAAAGAAAGTTGTGAGAATCAGGAAAATCACACGCACAGACGAGGAtggcgaggaggaagaggaggagattgaggaagaggaggaggaagaacccAAGGGCCCCGTGTTAAAGATGGCCTCCCGCAGAGACATGTACAGCATCTGCCAGCGAGTCGGTCTCGACGGCCTCGCCAAGAAGTTTGGTCTCACACCTGAGCAGTTTGGTGAGAACTTGCGAGACAGCTACCAACGTCACGAGACTGAGCAGTTTCCGGCCGAGCCTCTGGAGCTGGCCAAAGACTACATCTGCACCCAGTTCAACGCTCCAGAGGCCGTGTTGGACGCTGCACGCTACATGGTGGCCCTGCAAATCGCTCGCGAGCCCCTGGTCAGGCATGTGATAAGGCAGACCTTCCAGGAGAGGGCAAAGATCAACATCAAGCCCTCGAAAAAGGGCAAAAAGGACATTGACGAGGCCCACTATGCATATGCATTCAAGTATCTGAAAAACAAGCCTGTGAAGGAGCTGAACGCAGAGCAGTTCCTGAAGATGTGCCTCGCGGAGGAAGAGGGCCTGCTCACCATGGAAATTAACATCGACTTGATGGGTGTCAGTGGCTATGGCGGCGACGCCACCTACTTTGAAGAAATCAAGCAGTTTTACTACAGAGACGAGTTCAGTCACCAAGTGCAAGAGTGGAACAAGCAGCGCGCCATGGCCATCGAACAGGCGTTGAAACAGTTCCTGTACCCACAGATGACAAAGGAGCTGAGGTTTAAGCTCATCACTGAGGCGAAAGAGCACATCGTCAGGTCGTGCTGCAAGAAGCTGTGCAACTGGCTGAAAGTGGCGCCCTACAGGCCAGAACAGCAGATGGAGGAGGACGATGACCTGATGGACGAGTCCTCCGGCAAAGGCATCCGCGTGCTGGGAGTAGCCTATGCAGGGGGCCGAGACACACCCGTGTTCTGCTGCCTCATCAACGGCGAAGGAGAGGTTGTCGACTTCCTCCGCCTCCCCTACTTCCTGAAGAGGAGGAACGCCTGGAACGAGGACGAGAGGGAGAAGAAGCTCAACGACATCGAGAACCTCAAGAAGTTCCTGCTCACCAAGAAGCCGCACGTGGTTGCCGTGGCCGGGGAGAGCCGTGACTCCCAGATGGTGCTGGAGGACATCAAGCGCACCATTGGCGAGCTGGAGCAGGACTCCTCCCTGCCGGCCGTGGGCGTGGAGCTGGTCAACAACGACCTGGCCACGCTCTACATGAACAGCAAGAAGTCGGAGGAGAGCTTCCGCGACTACCCGCCGCTGCTGCGCCAGGCCGTGTCCGTGGCCCGGCTGGTCCAGGACCCACTGGTGGAGTTCTCCCAGGTGTGCAGTAGCGACGAGGACATCCTGTGTCTCAAGCTCCACCCGCTCCAGGAGCAGGTGGACAAGGACGAGCTCCTGACATGCCTCTACCGCGAGTTCATCAACCGGGTCAATGAAGTCGGGGTGGACGTCAACCGGGCCATAGCGCACCCGTACACGCAGAGTCTGGTGCAGTACATCTGTGGCCTGGGGCCCCGCAAGGGTGCGCACCTGCTGAAGATCCTCAAGCAGAACAACACGCGGCTGGAGAACCGCACGCAGCTGGTCACCATGTGCCACATGGGCCCCAAGGTCTTCATCAACTGCGCCGGCTTCATCAAGATCGACACTGCCTCCCTGGGCGACAGCACTGACTCCTACATCGAG GTGCTGGACGGCTCGCGAGTCCACCCGGAGACATACGAGTGGGCGCGTAAGATGGCGGTGGACGCGCTGGAGTACGACGAGTCGGCGGAGGACGCCAACCCGGCGGGCGCGCTGGAGGAGATCCTGGACAACCCCGAGAGGCTCAAGGACCTGGACCTGGATGCCTTCGCCGAGGAGCTGGAGCGGCAGGGCTACGGCAACAAGGGCATCACCCTCTACGACATCCGCGCAGAGCTCAGCTGcag GTACAAGGACCTGAGGGCGCCGTACCGCTCGCCCAACTCGGAGCAGGTGTTCAATATGCTGACCAAGGAGACTCCGGAGTCCTTCTACATCGGCAAGCTCATCACCTGCGTGGTGACGGGCATTGCCCATCGGCGCCCGCAGGGCGAGAGCTACGACCAGGCCATCCGCAACGATGAGACAGGCCTGTGGCAGTGCCCCTTCTGTCGGCAG GACAACTTCCCGGAGCTGAGTGAGGTGTGGAACCACTTTGACAGCGGCTCGTGCCCCGGCCAGGCCATCGGCGTGCGGACACGCATGGACAACGGCGTCATGGGCTTCATCCCCACCAAGTTCCTCAGCGACAAGATGGTCAAGCACCCGGAGGAGAGGGTGAAG GTGGGCATGACTGTGCACTGCCGCATCATGAAGATCGATATCGAGAAGTTCAACGTGGACCTGACGTGCCGCTCCTCCGACCTCATGGACAAGAACAACGAGTGGAAGCTGCACAAGGACGTCTACTACGACTTTGACGCAGAGACGGAGGAG GTGAAGCGTGACGAGGACCTGAAAAAGAAGAGCCAGCGCACCACCTACATCCGTCGTGTCATCGCTCACCCCTCCTTCCACAACATCAACTTCAAGCAGGCCGAGAAGATGATGGAGAGCATGGACCAAGGGGACATGGTCTTCAG GCCCAGCAGCAAGGGGGAGGCCCACCTGACTCTGACCTGGAAGGTGGCGGACGCCGTGTACCAGCATGTGGACGTGCGCGAGGAGGGCAAGGAGAACGCCTTCAGCCTGGGCCACAAGCTCTGGATTGGCAACGAGGAGTACGAGGACCTGGATGAGATCACCGCCAG gTTTGTGCAGCCCATGGCCGCGTTCGCCCGCGAGCTGCTCTACCACAAGTACTTCCAGGAGTGCGAGGGTGGCAACCGCAAGAAGATGGAGGAACTGCTGGTGCGCTCCAAGCGCGAGAAGCCCACCTTCATCCCGTACTACATCTCCGCCTGCCGAGACCTCCCCGGCAAGTTCATCCTGGGCTACCAGCCCCGTGGCAAACCCCGCGTGGAGTACGTGTCCATCACGCCCGACGGCTTCCGGTACAGGTCGCGGGTCTTCCCCACCGTCAACGGGCTGTTCCGCTGGTTCAAGGACCACTACCACGAGCCCGTCCCCGGGGTCACCCCAAGCAGCGGCAGCCGCACGCAGACGCCGGCCTCGGTCAACGCCACGCCGGCCAACATCAACATTGCCGACCTGACGCGTGCCGTGAGCGCCCTGCCGCCCAACATGACCTCGCAGATGTTCAACGCCATCGCCGCTGTCAAGGCGCAGGGCCAGAACGCCAGCACCACGCCGGCCCAGTGGGGCTCCAGCCAGTATGCATACAG CGGCGGTGGAGGCAGCAGCACGGGAGGCggcggtggcagcagcagcgCCTACCACGTCTTCGCCACGCCGCAGCAGCCCATGGCCACGCCCAGCTACCCCATGGCCTCGCCCAGCTACGCGATGGCGGGCTTCATCACGCCCGAGATCCAGTCGGTGACCACGCCGCGCTACCCCAGCGCCACGCCCGGCTCGGCCTACGGCGACCACCACTCCACGCCTTCCTCCAAGTCCTCGTCCCACAGCCgctcgcaccaccaccaccacccccaccaccagtccacgcagcagcaccaccaccacacgaCGCCGCACCAGACGCCGCAGACTCCCCAGCAGCAGACGCCGCAGCCCAAGCAGAGCAACACGGCCGTGGACTGGGCCAAGATGGCGGAGCAGTGGCGGCAGGAGAAGGAGGCGGAGCAGCGCAAGCAGAAGAGGCAGATGACGCCGCGGCCCTCCCCCAGCCCCATGATCGAGAGCACGCCCATGTCCATCGCCGGAGACGCCACTCCCCTGCTGGATGAGACGGACCAGTAA
- the LOC134467736 gene encoding ADP-ribosylation factor 1 translates to MGNIFGQLFKGLFGKKEMRILMVGLDAAGKTTILYKLKLGEIVTTIPTIGFNVETVEYKNISFTVWDVGGQDKIRPLWRHYFQNTQGLIFVVDSNDRERVNEAREELTRMLAEDELRDAVLLVFANKQDLPNAMNAAEITDKLGLHTLRHRNWYIQATCATSGDGLYEGLDWLSNQLKNQKN, encoded by the exons ATGGGGAATATCTTCGGACAACTCTTCAAAGGCCTCTTCGGCAAGAAGGAGATGAGAATCCTGATGGTGGGCTTGGACGCTGCTGGAAAGACTACCATCTTGTACAAACTTAAATTGGGAGAGATTGTCACTACCATTCCTACCATCG GTTTCAACGTAGAAACAGTAGAATACAAGAACATCAGTTTTACGGTTTGGGATGTCGGCGGGCAGGACAAGATCCGACCCCTGTGGCGCCACTACTTCCAGAACACTCAAG GGCTTATATtcgtggtggacagtaacgacaGGGAGCGTGTGAACGAGGCGCGGGAGGAGCTGACGAGAATGCTGGCGGAGGATGAGCTGCGCGATGCCGTGCTACTCGTCTTCGCGAACAAACAG GACTTACCGAACGCTATGAACGCGGCTGAGATCACAGACAAGCTGGGCCTGCACACGCTCCGCCACCGCAACTGGTACATCCAGGCGACCTGCGCCACAAGCGGAGACGGCCTCTACGAGGGGCTCGACTGGCTCTCCAATCAGCTCAAGAACCAGAAAAACTAA